The following are encoded together in the Humulus lupulus chromosome 5, drHumLupu1.1, whole genome shotgun sequence genome:
- the LOC133780387 gene encoding nucleobase-ascorbate transporter 2-like: MIPSFLVPYMGGTDGDKVRVVQTLLFVEGINTLLQTLFGTRLPTIIGGSYAFMVPIISIIHDSSLASIEDPHIRFLNTMRAVQGALIVASSIQIILGYSKIWAICSWRCVLL, encoded by the exons ATGATCCCTTCTTTCCTTGTTCCTTACATGGGTGGTACTGAT GGTGATAAAGTCAGAGTAGTACAGACTCTACTGTTTGTTGAAGGAATTAACACACTTCTTCAAACTCTCTTTGGAACTAGACTGCCTACTATTATTGGAGGGTCTTATGCATTCATGGTCCCTATTATATCTATCATTCATGATTCATCATTGGCTAGTATTGAGGACCCTCATATC AGATTTCTCAACACCATGAGAGCAGTCCAAGGTGCTTTGATAGTAGCATCAAGCATACAAATTATCCTAGGATACAGTAAAATTTGGGCCATCTGTTCCTG GCGGTGTGTTTTGCTTTAA